AGAACAGAGAAGTTTCCAGGATTGAACAGGGCTTTTTGGTTCTCCTTGGGGTAGGAGATGAGGATACTGAGAAGGACGTGGCGTACTTGGCAGACAAGGTGGTAAACTTGAGGGTCTTTGAAGATGAAGAGGGCAAGATGAACAAATCCCTTATTGACGTTGGTGGCGAGATGCTCATTGTGTCTCAGTTTACTCTCTATGGCGATTGTCGGAAAGGCAGACGTCCATCTTTTTCCCATGCCGCGACACCGGATCATGCAGTGCCATTATATGAAGCATTTTGTGAAAAGGTAAAAAATTATAACATTACAGTGAAACAAGGTATCTTTCAGGCCCACATGGAAGTTGGATTAATAAATGACGGACCTGTTACTCTACTACTAGACTCAAAGCGGGTGTTTTAACCCGGATTATGCAGCTCGAAAGCCTTGCCGAAGATGCGAGGCGGAGGGCACTCAAGGAGTACTTTGGTACTTCAAGTTCCCTACAACAAAGAGACCTCGGTAAAATTGCGAGCCCCTTGCGGCTTCAAATGCCTGAGAATTTATCACGGATTGAACATCACCTTTTGGGTGAAGGCACAATGGAACAGATGTATGCTAACTATGCAATAATTCATAGAAATTACTTCCTTCAGGTATTTGAAGTGCATAATCCGGGTTCAAATGTAGGTGTTATAGGGGGCTGTTTCCCTTGTGATTAGTTAATTGAAAAAGTTTTGAGATGGCTAATGATGCCAAGGACAAGGGCGAACATGAGTGCGCTAATATGAAGGAGTTTTACTGCACGTCTTATATCTTTTGCCGTGGGAGGGGCGCCTTCGGGATTTAAAAAAGCCCTGTTTTTTATGCCTTCCCTATAATGTGTTGGGCCTCCAAGGCGTACACCAAGGGCGTGAGAAAATGCAGCCTCTGAGATGCCTGAATTTGGACTTTCGTGGCCTTTTCCATCTATGAGGGCCTTTTTTATAATGTTTGGTTGCCATTTGCCCAAGAAAAGTGTGGCAATGGCGATGAAAACAGGTGATATCCTAGAGGGGATGAAGTTGAGAAGGTCATCCAATCTTGCGGATGCCCAACCCAGACGTTTGTATTTTTTGTCTTTGTATCCCACCATAGCATCCAAGGTGTTTACTGCCCTATAGAAGACTGCTAAGGCCGCTCCCCCAATGGCCCAGTAAAATAGGGGCGCAAGCACTGCATCGACAAAGTTTTCTCCTACAGTCTCTATGGCAGCACGAGATATTTCAGTGGCGTCTAGCCCTTTGGTCTCTCTGCCAACTATCCTTGCTAGCCTAATGCGTGCAAGGCCTAAGTCCCCTTGATCGAGGGCATTTGCCACTACCATGGCCTCTTCTCCAAGAGACCTTAGGCCAAGGGTAAAATATAAGATGATTCCAGAGGTAATTGTGCCAGCCAAGGCCCCATGAGTCCATGCAAAGCGGATAAGAAGATGGGAGACAAAGAAGAAGGTGCAGGGTATTAAAGTAGCCAAAAATATACCCTTTAAGGTCTCATTTATAGGAACAGGTTTTAAGAGTCTTTCTACATATTGGATTGAATAGCCAATGATCCTCACTGGGTGGAGGTGAAACTCTGGGTCTCCCAACAGGAGGTCTAGTAGGATGGCAATTGCGAGGACCTGAATTGGTTCTACCATTTTTCTTTATTAGTGGCCTCTGCGTTTAAGAGATTGATCGAGTAGGGCAAATATTTTTTCTATCCCAATCCCTTCCTCGATCCAATTGGCCAAGGTATCTAGATTTTTTTCTTTGAAGGCCCTGTAGGATGTAGTCTTGTTTAAGGGTGCCATCCCCTTTCTCAGTCTCAAATAGTCGAGAAATCTGCGTCTTAAAATGTCATTTTCGAAAAGGCCATGAAGGTATGTGCCAATTATCAGGCCATCCTTTGTCATGAGACCAAGTTTTGAATTGTCAGGGGATACCGGCACATACTGGTCCAGTTCTGAGTCAAAATAGGTCACTCCTGAGTGTATCTCATAACCTTCTACTCTAATGGGCTCGCTTTCTGGAAATAATATAGTTGCGGTTGTCTGAGAAAGATGTTTTTGGGGAAGCATCTTTGTTACAACTGGAAGAAGTCCAAGTCCGTCAGTGCTCCCTGGAGGCCCTTCTATGCCGCAGCTGTCTTGAACATCTTTTCCCATCATCTGAAATCCGCCACAGATCCCCAAGATCACCACCTGTTTCGTACTTGCAAGCCTAATAATTTCCCTTTTTAAACCCGTTTTTTCTAGAAACTCCAAGTCACTTCGGGTAGCTTTTGACCCTGGGATGATCACACAATCAAGTTCTTTCTGTAGACCGTCAGGATTATCAATAAGAGTGATCTCACAGTCCTCTTCCAAGGAAAATGGAATAAAATCCGTAAAATTACTTATACGTTTTAGATGAATAATGCCAAGACGAATCTTTGCACCAGGCCTTTTGGTCCCAATAAACCTTGCAAACATTCCATCTTCCTGGTCTACAATGACATCCTGTAGCCATGGCAGAACCCCTAAGAAAGGAATTCCTACCATTTCCTCAAAGGCTTTAAGCCCTGGCCTAAGGAGTTCAACGTCCCCTCTGAATTTATTTATTAAAAGTCCTTTGATGAGGTGTTTGTGTTCGGTTTCAATAAGGTCGATTGTGCCTTTAAGCCAGGCAAAGACACCACCTTTGTCAATGTCGCCTACTAAAATGCATGGGGCATTTGCGTGAGCCGCCATTTTAGTGTTAACTAGATCTCTGGATTGAAGATTGATTTCGGCAGGGCTTCCTGCCCCTTCCATGACAATTACCTCATATTCCTTGCTAAGTTCATCATAGATTTCATTGACGAGCTTTTGATGTTGGGGGAAAAGACGGTAGTATTCTCTAGCACCAATGGTACACTTTGGTTCACCAAGGACTATTACCTGAGATGTGGAATCCCCATTGGGTTTTAGGAGAATGGGATTCATTCGACAGTCTGGAAGAATGCCTGCTGCCTCTGCCTGGTAGGCCTGGGCCCTGCCCATCTCCTTTCCATCAAGGGTAACAAAGGAGTTTAATGCCATATTCTGTGCCTTGAATGGAGCACATTTTATACCCCTTTTCCTTAGAACCCGTAATATCCCAGCTACGATGACACTTTTTCCAACTCCGCTTCCTGTGCCAAGTACCATGAGTGACCGTGCACGTTTTTCTGACATTAGCTGCCCCTTTAATTTGTCTATTTCAGGAGATTTTGGGCAAGATAAGCTTATGACATCAAGGTTTCAAGCTCTTTGTAGAGTTTAATTTTAAAGGTATGGATTTCGCCACATTGATTTTTCGTTCCTATGGTGCAGTCCTGCTGGGGTTTTTAAGTTCCTTGACACTATCTCCTGGCCTCATTAGATTAGAGACTTCCAGCAACAAATGTCTCATTTTGTCTATGCCGTGACGAGGATGGTGAGATTGTTCTTGAAATGGTTGTAATTGCGGGCGATTAGCTCAGTTGGATAGAGCGTTGGCCTCCGGAGCCAAAGGTCGTGGGTTCGAATCCCGCATCGCCCGCCATTTGAATCATGTGTCTAGTCGCTTTTCACCTAAAAGAATCTGAAGATATCTCCTTGCGCTTTCTTCAACAGTGTATTCAGCTACAGCCTGTTGAAGTATCTTTGATGGCAATGGAGACTTAAGGACCTTAATCATTGCCTCAGCCAGTGCCTTGTAGTCGCCAGGAGGAACAAGGGGGCCAAAGCGTCCATTTTGGAGTATCTCTTTTGGGCCGCTTGGGCAATCAGTTGAGGCCACTGGCACGCCAAGGGCTAGGGCCTCTGTCAAGGCATTTGGAGAGCCTTCCCAGCGAGAAGAAAGCACAAAGAGATCTGCATTTTTTATATATGGGTAAGGGTTTGGAGTGAAACCTGGTAAGTCAACGGACTCCTTAAGTTTCAATCCCCTTATCAATTCCGTTAGTTCGCGTCTCATGCCACCTTCTCCCAGGATGATGAGCCTGGAGGGTATGTTCTGTTGCACAATATGAAACGCCTTTATAAGGGTGCCAAAGTCTTTTTGCCTGGTTAGACGGCCTATTCCCAGGATGACCGGGATCTCTTTATTGATTAACCAGGGATGGTTAATAGTTTCTTTTGAAAGTTTGTAAAGTTTTTCCGTGATAACGGGGTTTCGGACAACGTGAAATCGTGTCGCTTTAAGGCCAGTTATATTTGCGAGGTCTTCGGCAACACCTCTTGACACGCAGATGGTTTCATCAATCAACCTGTAACTCAATTTCATTATAAGATTTCTTATAATGCGTGTAGGAAGGGGTTTTTCTCTTATGCCTTCTGATACGGTGGTCCCCAACCTTGCCACAATTCTAGTCTTTGATTTAGTAAGGGTTTTTGCCATGGCTGCCACAAATATGGCTCTGTCTTTAGCTGCAAGAAGGGCGTGGGGACGTTCTGTTTTAAGGAATTTGATGAGTTCTGGAAGTGCTGTGAAGTTATGTCGGGTCTTGAGTTTTATGAGGTTTACTTTATTGGGAATTGCATCAAGATAGTGCAGGTTGTCTGCCCTGATTAAGAGGAGGTCAGTCTTTACTCCAAAGGCAGAAAAACCATTTACTAGATTGGAAATCATCCGCTCTACGCCTCCGGTTCCGGAAAAGGAGGCAAGTATGGCAATCTTTTTCTCTTCCATATTCTCGTCCATAGAAAAATGGTTCATACGGGCAAAAGCCATCTGGCATAGTCTCTAGTACCACTGTGAATGGTGTATCTGTCAACAGCCTGTTTTAATTTTTCAGGGGCTATGGGGTTTTTTAGTGTGTCAATAATTGCGTCTCTTAGACCTTCAACATCTCCAATTTTTACAAGCCTTCCGTACTTGCCGCCGCCGAGGATTTCCCGGGGGCCACTTGGACAATCTGTAGATACAACAGAGGTACCTGTGCCCAGCGCCTCGATAAGTACTACAGGAAGCCCTTCACACCGAGAGGTAAGACAAAAACAGTCTGCATTTGCCATAAATGGCAAGGGATTTTTCATAAAACCTGGAAGGTCAATTTTATCTGATATTCCAAGTTCGCTAGATAAAGACAAGAGCTTTTTACGCCTTTTGCCTTTTCCCAGTATAATTAACCTTGCATCGATCTCTTTTAAGACGAGACTAAAGGCCTTGATAAGGGTTTCGAAGTCTTTTCTTCTACAGAGTTCTCCTGCTCCAAGTACTATGGGGCATGATTTTCCCTTGAACCATGGATGATCAGGTATTGAGTTGGCCCTCAAATGAAAGTCGTCATCTATAATGGGACTTTTTACAACGCTTATTTTTTCTGAAAGCCCTGGGGCAATGTCTATAAGATCCTTTTGTGCACCTTTTGACGGAACAAGTATCCTGTCTGCCAGCGGATATAGGTGGCGTATTGAAAAGAGCTGGAGGGACCTGTCAAAGGCAGATCTTTTTCTCAAGTTTTCTGTAACAGTTGTGCCAATCCTAACAACCAATCGAACAGGGGATCTCGAGATATACTTTGAGAGGATGGCGATTCTATTTACTCGGTCTTTATCAGTTAGAAGGGAATGTGGCCGATTTTTTTTCAGATATTTTATAAGGAATGGTAGAGCTGACGTAACATGAGAGGTATTTAGCTCTATTATCCTTACATTTTGAGGCACCTCTGTAAGGTAAGGGCCGTGTTTTTTTATACGGATGAGATCTACCCTGTGGCCTGCCTCACCCAGTCCTTTTATGAGATTACCCATAACCCTTTCGACCCCACTGTGTCCTGAAGTTGCGAGAAAGATGGCAATATGTCCCTTTTTAGTCACTTAAAAGCCCCATGACTTTTAGATATGTAATTGTGGCCGGAATGGCCCTGTAGGGTTCTGCCGCATCTTTTAAAAAGGATGGAGAGGGAGGGGATGAAAGGACCTTTAAAATGGCTTCTGCCATCTGATTATGGTTATGGACCTCCACTAGTTCTCCATAACGGCCATTTTTAAGGATTTCTCTTGGTCCCGTTGGACAGTCTGTAGCGACCACAGGGATGCCGAGGGCTAGGGCCTCTATGAGGACGTTTGGAGATCCTTCCCAGGCTGAGGAAAGGACAAAACACGAGGCCCTGGAAAGAAAAGCAAAAGGATTACTAGTGAATCCAGGAAGTGCCACTTTGTCAGTGATACCAAGGTGTCTGATAAGGTTGAGGAGGCTATCTCGTTCCTTGCCCTCTCCTAGGATGATGAGTCTGGCTTCTGTCCTTTGGATCACCTTATAGAAGGCTTTTATCAAAGTTTCGAAGCCTTTTTGGCGGGCGAGGCGGCCAATTCCCATTATTACAGGTATGTCTTCATCCAGCCATTTGTGGGGGGTAGGTGCATTTGAAAGTTCATAAAGCTTGTCTGATACAGTGGGGTTATTCAAAACTTTTATCCTATCCGTGGAAATTCCTGTAATATCCAAAATGTCCTCTGCCACTTTATTTGAATTTGCGATTACGAGATCTGCCCTCTTATAGGCGTATTTGATCGAATATTTTCTTAACACTCTTTTGACGAGATTTCTCCTCTCTAGTGCCGTTGAAATAGGCATACCAACCCTGAATACTATTTTTATTGGATAGTTGATAAAGGGAGTCCCAAGTGCCAAAACCCGGTTGGCCCTTTCCCTGTTTGTTAGTATCACTCTTGGCCTTTTCTTGTTTATATAATCTAACAAACTTGGCAAACTTATTAGTCCCGGACTCTCATTTAGATTTATTATATTTATTTTTGGATTCAATAGATCCAGTTCTGGGATGTTGGGATTGTTTACGAGTACATCAATGTTTTTCAAAAAAAGGGCAGAGGAATTCATTAAGTTAAGCATCACGTTGCTGATGCCACCCTTTCCACCTCTAAAGCCAAAAAACGCTAAATCAGTCTTTTTTGAGGACAAAGCTGGTTCCAACTCCACTTATTATCATCCAATAAAAACGCCAGTCCCAGTGTAGCAGCCTAAAGTCAAAGAGACACCAGATTGCTGCCATGGCCCATGATGAAATTGTGAATAGAAAGATATCAAAAGGAAGTGCCCCTTTTTTATAGGCATTTATCACCTCTTTTAAAAGAATAAAAATTGAAGCAAATAGCAATCCCGTACCAATCAGGCCAAATCTTACAAGGAATTCAAGATAAGTGCTATGTAGATGATCAAACCATACCCTTCCACCCTTCCAACTATTTATCTTTAGATCCTCTCTCTGACTATGGGAAATTAGGTATTGGGTTGTACCAGTACCCCAGCCAAATATTGGATGTTCTCTCCATTTTTGAATGGCAAAGGAATATAGGTGAAGTCTTTGACCAATGCCAGTCTCTGGGACCTTTTCTATTATATATTCTCTGTTTTGGGTGAATGTCTCTATCTGGCCTAAGAATCTATTTTTAATAATTTCAAAATTAAGTGCTATAATAAATACAAAGAGACAAATTGTTAAGGCCATTGCCACTGAAAGGGCCTGTTTGTGAGCATGGGTGAGATCTGATTTTTTCAATATGGAAAACACCACCACAGGAAAAACCAGTGCAAAGGCAAGCCATGCCCCCCTTGCCTGGGTAGCTATAAGGCCTTCAAGGAGCAAGACAATAGCAATTGTAATTCCAAAAAGGATAAAAAAGTTCATTTTTCTCTTAAAGGAATTAGCAATTAACCTTTTTGAGAAGATTATCAGTCCAGTAATGATGGTGGCACTATACAAGCCAAAAGGAGTGATCCTAAGATGAAAACCTGTTCTCTCTCCTTTTATAATGGTGGTTAGGAGATCAGTATCTATGGATGAGATCATTCCTACAATAAATCCGATGAAAGCAAGAAAAAGCACTCTTAAGGCAAGTTTAGTGCTTCCGTTTATCCAAAAGGCAATTACCAAAAAGAGCCATAATCTGCCAAATTTTAATGCATCCTCTATGTGTTGATCCTTGATTTCAGGAATTTCTAGGATTGAAAATAGGGTCCTAACTACCAAAAATCCAATGGAGATACAGGCAAGTATAAATAGAGGAGTTCGAATCAGTTTGAGAAGCCTAGTTTTCTCAAATGGCATGGCAATGAGCATAAAGATGAGGCCAACTCCTGAAAAGGTGATGCTGTTAAGCGAAAAAAAAGAGAAGACATATAGACCTATCAATCCCAATGACGAAGTATATCTTTTTAGACTATCCATTTTTCCCTGATATAAACTCCAAGATCTTTTCAGCCCGATTTTCCCATGAATAGAGTCTTGCCCTTTGTCTAGCGTTTTGTCCAAGGCTCATTGCCAAATCTGGATCCTGTTTCAATCTTAATAAAGCATTTTTCCACGCCTCTAAATTGGTTGGTTCTACTAACAGCCCTGTTACGCCATCTTCTATAATCTCTCTTAATGGTTCAAGATCACTAGCAATAATTGGTCTCCCTGCTGCCATGGCCTCAAAAAGTTTTAAGGGGCTAAAGGACTTAGCAGTTGTTAAATGAGGCTGATAGGGTAAGAGTACAATGTCGCATTTTTCATACCATCTGATCACATCTCTATGGGGAACAAAGGGGTGTAACTCCAGATTGCCAGTGGTCCCTACGTCTGCCTCTGGAGTTTCCAAATCACCTACAAGGGTTACTTTGCCAATACCACTTTGCGCAAGCCCTTTAAATATCTCTAATCCTCTGTCGTTACTAATTCTTCCAATGTACATGATCCTAGGTCTGGCGAATCGGGCCTTTTGTGGTAGAGGTATGGAGGAAAAGTGTTTGTAATCAACACCACATGGAATAATTGATATTCTATCAGGATTCGCCCCCTTTTTTATCAAAGAATGGGAAGCTGACTTACTTATTGATATGAGGTACCTGATTATACCGTTATTATACGCATTTATGATGAGTGAAAGGATTCCCTCATTTTCTAGTTGTTCTACATTATGAACTTCAAATATGTGGGGTATTCTAAACGTTATTAGTGCCTTACTTAGATAATAAGATCTTATGAGAATATTATCGTAATCTTTTTGTATCCTTTTCATCTTTAAACAGAGAGGCAAATAATTTAATATTTTCCATCTTGAGTGTAAAAGCTGAGTAGGGAAAATATTAAATGTCTTTTCAATACCGATATCTTTTAGACGACTGTCAATGTCTATGCCTTTTTTGACTGGAGGTAAATATAGATCGATATAACAGTTTTTTTTTGATATGGCTGATACGGTATAAAGGGTCTGAATGAGATTTGCCCTATTTCTATGAAGTTTACTTGTGCTTAAATAAATTAACTTCATTGCCTTTCTATAATTTTTCATTTATTTGATTGTAATCAATATTAAGAATACACGACTTTATATAAATTTACATATGCATCTACCATCTTTTCAATTGAAAATGTTTCATGTATCTTTTTAAAGGCATTGTTTACTATGGATTTTTTAAGGTCGGCATTTTGGTCATTCAATAAAATAAGGAGCTTATCTTGGATGTCCTTTGACATATTGGACCTTTTTATTAATAGTGCAGTTTTTTTATCCTCTACAATATCACTGAGCCCCCCTGTATTCGTTGCCACTACTGGTACCCTACAAGCCATTGCCTGAAGCACCGAAACTCCTAATCCCTCCATGAGAGCAGGATGGACCAGACAATCGAGACAGGGAAAAATGCGGTGCATATCCTTTCTAAATCCTGCAAATATACAGTTGTCGTAGACTCCATGTCTTTGGGAAAGACGCTTAATCTCCTGTTCAAGGGGGCCTTGTCCAAAGAAAATGAATTTGGTATTGGGGGCCTTTCTTAAAATATTGGGAATTGCCTCAATTACATAACTATGCCCTTTCCTTGGAATAAACTGCGCCACCATGCCAACGGTCTTCTGAGAGGGATGAATACCAAATTCCTTTAAAAACCAGTTTCTTTCGCAATGTGGCCTATAAATACTGGTGTCTACAGCACTTGGAATTAGCATAAGCCTTTCTTCATCAATTCCATACGCCTTTAGGATATTAAAAATCGCTCTTGAAATTGCGACGACCTTTTCAGCCCTTCTATACTTCAATCTTGCAAGGCTGCCTAGTTCTGGATTGTCCACCCTCCGGGTAATGATATAGGGGGTATTGGTTATGACCCCAGCCAGGACGCCCCATAGATCTGCTCCACGTCTGCTGTGGATATGGATAATAGGTCTTGTTTCCTTCTTGATTTTTTTTACTAGGTATATGATCCTAAAAAGGAGCCTTGGGTCGAGTTCTCCTGAAAATTCTGTAGGGCTACACTTTATGCCCTCATCCATTGCACGCTTAAGGATTTCGCTTCCCAATGGGGCAATTAGGGTGTTTTTTATGCCTTTCCCCTTTAGATTCCTTATAAGATAGAGGACCTGGAGAGCGCCGCCGTAAAAGTTTTTTCCAGTCTCAATGTGAAGGACGTGTAGGGGAACGGATGCCATGTGATGGGTTAGCTTCAAATGATTCCCTCCACTGTCTTCAACACCATGTTAACCGTAATATCAGACATACATGGAAACGCTTGGTTGCAGGTAGGACTTCTTTTGCAGGGCGAGCACTCCCTTTTGACATATAATACCTTGGTCTTGGGCCATTTGGTATATAGATATGGTCTAGTTGCACCAAAGAGCGCTACAGTAGGGCGCTTGAATGCTGTTCCCATATGAGTTAAGCCAGTATCTACTCCGATGACCAATTTTGCCATAGAGACAATGGCAGCGCTTTCAACAAGATTTGTCTTGCCAGAGAGGTTATAGATGAGATTTCCTGTCCCATTTGAGATCGCATCACCTTTTTGCTTGTCACCTCTGCCTCCGAGTATTACTGAGGGGATCCCGTAATGTTTTGCAAGCTTCATTCCAAGTGATTTCCACCTGTCATCTATCCAATGTTTTTGTGGTCTTGTAGTAAAGGGTGCGAATACGAAAAAAGGTCCTTTAATTCCATGGGCATCTATTATGGACTTTGCCCTTTCTTTAGATACATTGGGGACCACGAGAAATGGGAGGGGGTCTTCTACCTTAATTCCCAGTTCCTTTAACATATATAGATATTCAGAACTCATTTCGAGATTCTGAGGCCCTTTAGATATGACCTTTGTCATAAAAAATCTACCAGGCTCCTTTGAGTCAAAGCCAATTCGCTCCTTTGCCCTTGAGAGATAGGCGAGGAATCTGCTTCGAAAAAGACCTTGGAGGTCAAGGCAGAGGTCGTATTGGTGTCTTGAAAGGTTTTTTTTAAAGGACATTATTTCACTACAGAGGCGAATCAGGTGAAATTCCTTGATCTGTCTATTCCAAAGGGCTTTGTTCCATGGGATGAGGGAATCTACATAGGGATTATCCCTTAAAAGATCAATTAGAGCAGGGTTTATGAGCCAGTGGATTTCGGCACCTTTATATCCATTCTTGAGGGCCTTGAGTACTGGGGAGGCCATGACCACATCTCCAATAGAACTGGGGCGTATAATGAGAATTCGCATGAGTTAAAAACAAACCTCTCTACAGTTTAGTTATTCCTAAATCCTGCAATTGGCGAGTTTGCCCAAGATTCGAGGCGCGAGGGGCGAAGGCGTACTTTGGTACGTCGAGCTCCGAGCAACAAAGAAGATTGGGCAAACTCGCCACTCCCGAAGGGTGGCAAAAGGGGGCAAAACCAAAATGGGTTCCATATTCACTTAAACAGTGAAGATTAAAGCTATGGTTTTTGGCAAGCAACTGGCTGATATAATGCTTAAAAAACAATTTTGCCCCCTTTTGCCGTGCAGGATTTAGGTTATTGTTCCCACTGCCTGTAAAGGTCTCTATAGAGTGAACTCTTTGAAATTAGCTCCTTATGTGAACCAATATCCACGATTTTTCCATTGTCCATTACTGCAATAAGATCTGCATCCTGTATGGTGCTGAGTCTGTGTGCAATTGTAATAGTGGTCCTTCCTTTTTTGGCAATCTTGAGGGCCTCTTGAACTCCTTGTTCAGATAAGGTGTCAAGGGCACTTGTTGCCTCATCCAATATGAGAAGAGGGGGATCTTTTAGGAGGGCCCTAGCAATAGCGATTCTCTGGCGTTGTCCTCCTGAGAGATTCAATCCCCTTTCATCAAGGACGGTATCATAGCCCTGGGGAAGATTCTTTATAAAATCGTGTGCTTGAGCCATACGAGCCGCCTCTTCTATCTCTTTATCTGTGGCATCACTTCTCCCATAGGCAATATTTTCCCTGATTGTGTCTCCAAAAAGGACTATATCCTGGGTAACAAGGCCTATTAATCTCCTGAGGCTCTTTGTATCCAAGTCTTTGAGATCCAAATCATCCCATAGGATTTGGCCTGTTGTTGGATCGAAAAAACGCGGGATCAGATCCACAAGAGTGCTCTTACCTGCACCACTTGGTCCCACTATAGCAAATGTCTTACCCTTAGGGATGAAGAGATTGATACCATTTAAGACCAACTCGTTGGTACCTGGATATGAAAATGTTACATTTTTAAAGGTTATTCCTTTTTTTAAGGGTGCAGCCACTATATCCCCGCTGTCTTCAGGCTTTAATGCCAAAAAGTCTTCTATTCTCTCCAATACTCCAACAGACTCCTGGAATGTTCCATAGGATTTCCCTAGCTTTTTCAAAGGAGCAAAGGCCATGACAATTGCCGTCAGAACAGAAAAAAAGTCACCAGAGGTCATTTTCCCCTTTACCACCAGGTAGCCTCCGTAGCCAATAATGATGCTCACGGCCACCCCAGAGAGTAGTTCGGTTAAAAATTTTGTCCCTTCTTTTATCCTTATGAGTCTGGCATTTTGATGGTAGTGAACTTGACTCGCGGTTTTGAATTGTTTTGTCTTTATTAGTTCGAGAGTAAATATCTTGATAACTTTTATTCCCTGAATTGCTTCATTCATCCGATGTGTGAGTAGAGCCGTGGCTTGTTGTACATCTTTTCTCTTATTTTTCAGAAACTGGCTCATATGCTTGGTGACTATTGCAATTATAGGGAGCATGACAAAGCTTAAGAGTGTGAGGTCCCACTTTCGGTATATGGCTACGCCCATGAGCACAATGAGAGAAGGTATCTGGACTAGAAAGGTTTTGAAGCTA
This is a stretch of genomic DNA from Dissulfuribacter thermophilus. It encodes these proteins:
- the dtd gene encoding D-aminoacyl-tRNA deacylase, with amino-acid sequence MRAVVQRVKEAWVQVENREVSRIEQGFLVLLGVGDEDTEKDVAYLADKVVNLRVFEDEEGKMNKSLIDVGGEMLIVSQFTLYGDCRKGRRPSFSHAATPDHAVPLYEAFCEKVKNYNITVKQGIFQAHMEVGLINDGPVTLLLDSKRVF
- the cbiB gene encoding adenosylcobinamide-phosphate synthase CbiB; the protein is MVEPIQVLAIAILLDLLLGDPEFHLHPVRIIGYSIQYVERLLKPVPINETLKGIFLATLIPCTFFFVSHLLIRFAWTHGALAGTITSGIILYFTLGLRSLGEEAMVVANALDQGDLGLARIRLARIVGRETKGLDATEISRAAIETVGENFVDAVLAPLFYWAIGGAALAVFYRAVNTLDAMVGYKDKKYKRLGWASARLDDLLNFIPSRISPVFIAIATLFLGKWQPNIIKKALIDGKGHESPNSGISEAAFSHALGVRLGGPTHYREGIKNRAFLNPEGAPPTAKDIRRAVKLLHISALMFALVLGIISHLKTFSIN
- a CDS encoding cobyric acid synthase; the encoded protein is MSEKRARSLMVLGTGSGVGKSVIVAGILRVLRKRGIKCAPFKAQNMALNSFVTLDGKEMGRAQAYQAEAAGILPDCRMNPILLKPNGDSTSQVIVLGEPKCTIGAREYYRLFPQHQKLVNEIYDELSKEYEVIVMEGAGSPAEINLQSRDLVNTKMAAHANAPCILVGDIDKGGVFAWLKGTIDLIETEHKHLIKGLLINKFRGDVELLRPGLKAFEEMVGIPFLGVLPWLQDVIVDQEDGMFARFIGTKRPGAKIRLGIIHLKRISNFTDFIPFSLEEDCEITLIDNPDGLQKELDCVIIPGSKATRSDLEFLEKTGLKREIIRLASTKQVVILGICGGFQMMGKDVQDSCGIEGPPGSTDGLGLLPVVTKMLPQKHLSQTTATILFPESEPIRVEGYEIHSGVTYFDSELDQYVPVSPDNSKLGLMTKDGLIIGTYLHGLFENDILRRRFLDYLRLRKGMAPLNKTTSYRAFKEKNLDTLANWIEEGIGIEKIFALLDQSLKRRGH
- a CDS encoding glycosyltransferase → MEEKKIAILASFSGTGGVERMISNLVNGFSAFGVKTDLLLIRADNLHYLDAIPNKVNLIKLKTRHNFTALPELIKFLKTERPHALLAAKDRAIFVAAMAKTLTKSKTRIVARLGTTVSEGIREKPLPTRIIRNLIMKLSYRLIDETICVSRGVAEDLANITGLKATRFHVVRNPVITEKLYKLSKETINHPWLINKEIPVILGIGRLTRQKDFGTLIKAFHIVQQNIPSRLIILGEGGMRRELTELIRGLKLKESVDLPGFTPNPYPYIKNADLFVLSSRWEGSPNALTEALALGVPVASTDCPSGPKEILQNGRFGPLVPPGDYKALAEAMIKVLKSPLPSKILQQAVAEYTVEESARRYLQILLGEKRLDT
- a CDS encoding glycosyltransferase, with product MTKKGHIAIFLATSGHSGVERVMGNLIKGLGEAGHRVDLIRIKKHGPYLTEVPQNVRIIELNTSHVTSALPFLIKYLKKNRPHSLLTDKDRVNRIAILSKYISRSPVRLVVRIGTTVTENLRKRSAFDRSLQLFSIRHLYPLADRILVPSKGAQKDLIDIAPGLSEKISVVKSPIIDDDFHLRANSIPDHPWFKGKSCPIVLGAGELCRRKDFETLIKAFSLVLKEIDARLIILGKGKRRKKLLSLSSELGISDKIDLPGFMKNPLPFMANADCFCLTSRCEGLPVVLIEALGTGTSVVSTDCPSGPREILGGGKYGRLVKIGDVEGLRDAIIDTLKNPIAPEKLKQAVDRYTIHSGTRDYARWLLPV
- a CDS encoding glycosyltransferase, giving the protein MLNLMNSSALFLKNIDVLVNNPNIPELDLLNPKINIINLNESPGLISLPSLLDYINKKRPRVILTNRERANRVLALGTPFINYPIKIVFRVGMPISTALERRNLVKRVLRKYSIKYAYKRADLVIANSNKVAEDILDITGISTDRIKVLNNPTVSDKLYELSNAPTPHKWLDEDIPVIMGIGRLARQKGFETLIKAFYKVIQRTEARLIILGEGKERDSLLNLIRHLGITDKVALPGFTSNPFAFLSRASCFVLSSAWEGSPNVLIEALALGIPVVATDCPTGPREILKNGRYGELVEVHNHNQMAEAILKVLSSPPSPSFLKDAAEPYRAIPATITYLKVMGLLSD
- a CDS encoding O-antigen ligase family protein; the protein is MDSLKRYTSSLGLIGLYVFSFFSLNSITFSGVGLIFMLIAMPFEKTRLLKLIRTPLFILACISIGFLVVRTLFSILEIPEIKDQHIEDALKFGRLWLFLVIAFWINGSTKLALRVLFLAFIGFIVGMISSIDTDLLTTIIKGERTGFHLRITPFGLYSATIITGLIIFSKRLIANSFKRKMNFFILFGITIAIVLLLEGLIATQARGAWLAFALVFPVVVFSILKKSDLTHAHKQALSVAMALTICLFVFIIALNFEIIKNRFLGQIETFTQNREYIIEKVPETGIGQRLHLYSFAIQKWREHPIFGWGTGTTQYLISHSQREDLKINSWKGGRVWFDHLHSTYLEFLVRFGLIGTGLLFASIFILLKEVINAYKKGALPFDIFLFTISSWAMAAIWCLFDFRLLHWDWRFYWMIISGVGTSFVLKKD